The sequence GCACCTCAAGCGCTTTACGTTGAGCCTTGGCCAACATAATAGTGACCGAAGCGTCAGTCTTAGCTCTGATTATCTCAGACTGCTCCATACCTTGTGCTCTGTGCTCTTTCGCTACCGCAGTACGCTCTGCACGCATACGTTGATAGATACTCGAACTCACGTTAGCCGGTAAGTTAATCTGCTTAACACGTACATCAACCACTTCGATGCCTAAATCAGCCGAACTCTCAGATGCATTTCTCAATGCATCTTGCTGTAGCTCATCACGACTTCCAGAGACTATCTCTTTAATCGTACGGCGACCGAATTCGGTGCGAAGGTCGTTATTGATCTTACGCTGTAGTAGCGACTCGGCGTTAGCCTTGATGCCACCATTAGTCGACAAGTAGTACTTCTCGAAGTCCTTGATACGCCACTTCACATACGAATCGACCATAAGGTCTTTCTTCTCTGAAGTCACGAATCTGTCTGCTGCACCATCCATAGTTTGGATACGTGAATCAAGAAACTTGATCTTGTCGATCATAGGGATCTTAATGTGCAAACCAGGCGCATAAATACGAGTAATACCATCGTCTTTTAGGATCTTACCAAAACGTGAAACGATCGCTCGTTCACCTTCGTTAACCACTAAAATAGACGATAAGAACACAGCCACTAGCACGGCAGCAATAATCGCAGTTAGTCTACCCATGATTAATTCCTCCCCTGACGTTCGCCACGAGTCGGGCGTGTATCCAACGGAACGCTGGTATGATTCGAAGAGCTAAAAGAAGAACTCGTAGTAGAACTTGAATTTACACTTTTAGGCTTAGTGCTCGACTCGCTCTTCTGCATCAACTTATCCAGAGGAAGATACATCATGTTGCTACTGCTCTTAGAGTCAACGAGTACCTTACTGGTACCGCTCAATACAGCCTGCATAGAATCTAAGTACATGCGCTCACGTGTCACTTTAGGCGCGGCCTTATACTCAGGTAGCAGCAGGTTGAATCTAGCAACCTTACCTTGAGCTTCTAAGACTTCGCGTTCTTTATAGGCTTTAGCTTGTTGCTCCATGCGCTGAACTTGACCACGAGCCTTAGGCTCAATAGCTCTGGCATAAGCTTCAGCTTCACGAATGAACCTTTGCTCATCTTCTTGTGCCGATATCGCATCATCGAAGGCATCTTTAACCTCTTCAGGCGGACGTGCAGGTAAGAAGTTCACATCGACAATGGTAATACCTAGCTTATAGGGCTCGATAATACGCTCGACTTCTTCCCAAGTATCACGACGGATCTGATCTCGACCTGTGGTCAAGATGTCATCCATACTATTATGACCGACGACGTAACGCAGAGCACTATCTGTCGCCTCACGTAAGCTCTCGTTAGCATCTACAGCACTAAACAAGAAATGATACGCATCTGTCACTCGATATTGGACGTCAAGCTCAACCAAAACCACGTTTTCATCTGTCGTCAACATGCTACCAGAGGCAGGAATTGAACGAACAGTATTCACGTTAACAGGGAACACTTCATCGATAAACGTCGCTTTCCACTGAAGACCAGGATCGACCTCACCAATGTACTCACCGAATCTAAGTGCGACACCTTTCTCAGCTTCTTTTACCGTATAGAAACCTGAAAGGCCCCATACGACAACGGCTATGCCCAAGACAATGATAAGACCGAAAGAACTAAATGTTGGCCCCTTACCATTACCTTTTCCACCGCCGAAACGCTTCGAAAGATTACGAAAAACTTCATCTAGATCTGGTGGTCCCTTATCGTTACCACTTTTATTTCCCCAAGGGTCTTTATTTCCCTTGTTACCGGGCTCGTTCCAAGCCATTTAGCACTCCATAGGTGTATGAATTAAACGAGATTAAAAAATTACTCTACCGCCGCGTCTTCGACAATAAAGTGCTCTAACTCTCCTTGGCTCTGCTTCACTAACCGGAGCCAATCGGCCTCCAGTAAACGAACAGATAAAATACAGTTCCCCAGATCATCAAACTCTTTCTGCTGTATCGCGTCAAGTCGGTAAAACTGACCAAGATAATGCCCAGCAGTTGCCGGGATCCGCAAAGTCAACTCCAGAGTTGCTCTACCAACGATCTCGTTGATAGCCTCTCTAAGCTGATCTAAGCCTTTTTGTTGCTGCGCCGAAACCCAGACTCTGGTGGGTACACCTTCGTCGTTATAATCTATCTTTGGGCTAACATCCTCTAACAAATCTATCTTATTACAGACGATCAGTTGAGGTATCTCATCGGCACCTATCTCTTTGAGCACCAGTTGCACTTGCTCAAAGTTATCCCCCATATTCTCATCATGACAATCGACAATATGGAGTAACAGATCCGCTTCACGAGTTTCTTGTAACGTCGACTTAAACGCCGCCACTAAATCATGGGGCAAGTGACGAATAAAACCTACGGTATCAGCTAAGACAATAGCGCCATCCGGTAGATCTAACTTTCTCAAGGTAGGATCTAAGGTGGCAAACAGTTGATCTGCAGCATATACCTCTGAAACTGTAAGCGAGTTGAACAGAGTTG is a genomic window of Shewanella psychrophila containing:
- the hflC gene encoding protease modulator HflC, producing the protein MGRLTAIIAAVLVAVFLSSILVVNEGERAIVSRFGKILKDDGITRIYAPGLHIKIPMIDKIKFLDSRIQTMDGAADRFVTSEKKDLMVDSYVKWRIKDFEKYYLSTNGGIKANAESLLQRKINNDLRTEFGRRTIKEIVSGSRDELQQDALRNASESSADLGIEVVDVRVKQINLPANVSSSIYQRMRAERTAVAKEHRAQGMEQSEIIRAKTDASVTIMLAKAQRKALEVRGEGDATAAKIYADAFNQDPEFYSFVRSLEAYKASFEGDSNVMVLEPDSEFFKYMKSPLAK
- the hflK gene encoding FtsH protease activity modulator HflK; translated protein: MAWNEPGNKGNKDPWGNKSGNDKGPPDLDEVFRNLSKRFGGGKGNGKGPTFSSFGLIIVLGIAVVVWGLSGFYTVKEAEKGVALRFGEYIGEVDPGLQWKATFIDEVFPVNVNTVRSIPASGSMLTTDENVVLVELDVQYRVTDAYHFLFSAVDANESLREATDSALRYVVGHNSMDDILTTGRDQIRRDTWEEVERIIEPYKLGITIVDVNFLPARPPEEVKDAFDDAISAQEDEQRFIREAEAYARAIEPKARGQVQRMEQQAKAYKEREVLEAQGKVARFNLLLPEYKAAPKVTRERMYLDSMQAVLSGTSKVLVDSKSSSNMMYLPLDKLMQKSESSTKPKSVNSSSTTSSSFSSSNHTSVPLDTRPTRGERQGRN
- the hflX gene encoding ribosome rescue GTPase HflX — translated: MFDRYEAGESAVLVHIDFADEDRREDLVELQLLVESAGAQQVGVITASRRSPDRKFFLGSGKADELAALVAGTEANVVIFNHALSPAQERNIEMICQCRVLDRTALILDIFAQRARTYEGKLQVELAQLRHMSTRLIRGWTHLERQKGGIGMRGPGETQLETDRRLLRGRMSTINKRLAKVDKQREQSRRARRRSEQPTVSLVGYTNAGKSTLFNSLTVSEVYAADQLFATLDPTLRKLDLPDGAIVLADTVGFIRHLPHDLVAAFKSTLQETREADLLLHIVDCHDENMGDNFEQVQLVLKEIGADEIPQLIVCNKIDLLEDVSPKIDYNDEGVPTRVWVSAQQQKGLDQLREAINEIVGRATLELTLRIPATAGHYLGQFYRLDAIQQKEFDDLGNCILSVRLLEADWLRLVKQSQGELEHFIVEDAAVE